In a single window of the Nocardioides massiliensis genome:
- a CDS encoding response regulator transcription factor, producing the protein MARILIVEDEVRISSFVSKGLQAEGHTTTVAADGVTGLDYALTGDFDLVVLDINLPGKNGYEVLEEMRAVGSTLPVIVLTARDSVTDTVSALEGGADDYMAKPFKFAELLARVRLRLRQANGQAGPVEDVLEAGGVVLDLRARTATVGGREVVLSAREFKLAEIFLLNPGQVLSREQLLSHVWGYDFDPGSNVVDVYVGYLRKKFGAQAITTVRGMGYRFG; encoded by the coding sequence ATGGCCCGCATCTTGATCGTCGAGGACGAAGTGCGCATCTCCAGCTTCGTCTCCAAGGGCCTGCAGGCCGAGGGGCACACGACCACCGTCGCCGCTGACGGCGTCACCGGCCTCGACTACGCCCTGACCGGCGACTTCGACCTGGTGGTGCTCGACATCAACCTGCCGGGCAAGAACGGCTACGAGGTGCTCGAGGAGATGCGCGCCGTCGGCAGCACGCTGCCGGTCATCGTGTTGACCGCCCGCGACTCGGTGACCGACACGGTCTCCGCACTCGAGGGCGGCGCCGACGACTACATGGCCAAGCCGTTCAAGTTCGCCGAGCTGCTCGCCCGGGTGCGCCTACGGCTGCGGCAGGCCAACGGCCAGGCGGGACCCGTCGAGGACGTGCTCGAGGCCGGTGGCGTGGTGCTCGACCTGCGCGCCCGCACCGCCACCGTCGGCGGCCGCGAGGTCGTGCTCTCCGCCCGGGAGTTCAAGCTGGCCGAGATCTTCCTGCTCAACCCCGGCCAGGTGCTCTCCCGCGAGCAGCTGCTCTCCCACGTCTGGGGCTATGACTTCGACCCCGGCTCCAACGTCGTCGACGTCTACGTCGGCTACCTGCGCAAGAAGTTCGGCGCGCAGGCGATCACCACCGTGCGCGGCATGGGCTACCGCTTCGGCTGA
- a CDS encoding zinc ribbon domain-containing protein — MDLPRLRRTIRGDPLKADPSAQLRLLELQELDAQLGQLAHRRRSLPEHSVLEELEQQRAALDACVRDLRITADDTAGELKRANADVEQVRARRERDQQRMDSGAIANPKDLERMQHELVSLSKRISDLEDIELEVMERLETTQQELTKVSDELADVEGKIAAAMGARDHSYAEIDGEVADLHARRGSIADDVPDDLRALYDKLRAAKGGVGAAPLRARRCEGCSLELTASDLGAVRAAPADEVVRCEECQRILVRTAESGL; from the coding sequence GTGGACCTTCCGCGCCTGAGGCGCACGATCCGAGGAGACCCGCTGAAAGCCGACCCGTCCGCGCAGCTGCGGTTGCTGGAGCTGCAGGAGCTCGACGCCCAGCTCGGGCAGCTCGCCCACCGTCGCCGGTCACTGCCCGAGCACTCCGTGCTCGAGGAGCTGGAGCAGCAGCGTGCCGCGCTCGACGCATGCGTCCGTGACCTGCGCATCACGGCGGACGACACCGCCGGGGAGCTCAAGCGGGCCAACGCCGACGTCGAGCAGGTCCGGGCCCGTCGGGAGCGCGACCAGCAGCGGATGGACTCCGGCGCGATCGCGAACCCCAAGGACCTCGAGCGCATGCAGCACGAGCTGGTCTCGCTGAGCAAGCGGATCTCGGACCTCGAGGACATCGAGCTCGAGGTCATGGAGCGGCTCGAGACGACGCAGCAGGAGCTGACGAAGGTCTCCGACGAGCTCGCCGACGTCGAGGGCAAGATCGCCGCGGCCATGGGGGCGCGCGACCACTCCTACGCCGAGATCGACGGGGAGGTCGCCGACCTGCACGCCCGTCGCGGGTCGATCGCCGACGACGTGCCCGACGACCTGCGTGCCCTCTACGACAAGCTGCGCGCTGCCAAGGGTGGCGTCGGCGCGGCCCCGTTGCGCGCCCGCCGGTGCGAGGGGTGCAGCCTCGAGCTGACCGCCTCCGACCTGGGTGCGGTCCGGGCGGCCCCGGCCGACGAGGTCGTGCGCTGCGAGGAGTGCCAGCGGATCCTGGTCCGCACCGCCGAGTCCGGGCTCTGA
- a CDS encoding Nif3-like dinuclear metal center hexameric protein — protein MRLHEVTALLDSWYDPAWADSWDAVGLVAGDPDAEVRRVLLAVDPAPAVVDEALEWGADLVVVHHPLFLRGVSSVAATTPKGRTLHRLLTGGTALFTAHTNADAPAYGVNEALAHAVGLVDVAVIDPDGRPALDKLVVFAPRDAAEAVRGALAEAGAGALGDYEACSWSAEGRGRFRPQAGADPAIGSIGELEVVEEERIEVVLERELRRDVLAAMHAAHPYEEVAFDLIELANPGTRRPTRGTGRIGDLATPVRLEELARQVAAALPACAHGVRVGGDPDRLVRRVAVTSGAGDFLLERVLETDADVYLTSDLRHHRAAEFLEHGGPALIDVAHWAAEWTWLPVLEQRLTATVGDALEIRVSTTPTDPWTFRA, from the coding sequence ATGCGTCTGCACGAGGTCACCGCCCTGCTCGACTCCTGGTACGACCCCGCCTGGGCGGACTCCTGGGACGCCGTGGGACTCGTGGCAGGCGACCCCGACGCGGAGGTACGCCGCGTGCTGCTCGCCGTCGACCCGGCGCCGGCCGTCGTCGACGAGGCACTGGAGTGGGGCGCGGACCTGGTCGTCGTGCACCACCCGTTGTTCCTGCGCGGGGTCAGCTCGGTGGCCGCGACCACGCCGAAGGGCCGCACCCTGCACCGGCTGCTCACCGGCGGGACCGCGCTGTTCACCGCCCACACCAACGCGGACGCACCGGCGTACGGCGTCAACGAGGCCCTGGCCCATGCCGTCGGCCTGGTCGACGTCGCGGTGATCGACCCCGACGGCCGACCGGCGCTCGACAAGCTCGTCGTGTTCGCGCCGCGCGACGCGGCGGAGGCAGTGCGCGGGGCGCTGGCGGAGGCGGGTGCCGGCGCGCTGGGCGACTACGAGGCCTGCTCGTGGAGCGCGGAGGGCCGTGGGCGGTTCCGGCCGCAGGCGGGCGCTGACCCTGCGATCGGCAGCATCGGCGAGCTCGAGGTGGTCGAGGAGGAGCGCATCGAGGTGGTGCTGGAGCGCGAGCTGCGCCGCGACGTCCTGGCCGCCATGCACGCCGCACACCCCTACGAGGAGGTGGCCTTCGACCTGATCGAGCTGGCGAACCCGGGGACCCGTCGCCCCACCCGCGGCACCGGACGCATCGGTGACCTCGCGACACCGGTGCGACTCGAAGAGCTCGCCCGGCAGGTCGCGGCAGCCCTGCCCGCGTGCGCGCACGGCGTGCGCGTCGGGGGTGACCCGGACCGGCTCGTCCGCCGGGTCGCGGTGACCAGCGGCGCCGGCGACTTCCTGCTCGAGCGGGTGCTGGAGACCGACGCCGACGTCTACCTGACCTCCGACCTGCGTCACCACCGGGCGGCGGAGTTCCTCGAGCACGGCGGGCCGGCCCTGATCGACGTCGCCCACTGGGCCGCGGAGTGGACCTGGCTGCCGGTGCTCGAGCAGCGTCTGACCGCTACGGTGGGGGACGCCCTGGAGATCCGGGTGAGCACCACCCCCACCGACCCGTGGACCTTCCGCGCCTGA
- a CDS encoding AMP-binding protein, which produces MHVPLSASDFLDRAVQVYGERIGVVDEPDQPATSWGSLTYREVAVRAAAQAARLDELGLRTGDRVAIVSHNSARLLTSFFGVSGSGRVLVPINFRLSVEEVAYIVGHSGARVLLIDPELEPTLGDLEVPGLEHRWVLGRDDAQIYREGATPLAWDVDETATATINYTSGTTARPKGVQITHRNIWTNAVTFGLHTQISDRDVYLHTLPLFHANGWGMPFAMTGVGAQHVLLRKIDGAEILRRIERHGVTMLCAAPAVVSSVLDAAASWDGEIPGSGRVRIVVAGAPPPTRTIAEVETVLGWEFIQIYGLTETSPLLTVNRTRAEWDDLAPEDRAAKLVRAGAPAIGVRLATTEQGEVLARSNVVLEGYWEQPEETEQALAGGWFHTGDGGEIGEDGYLTISDRKKDVIITGGENVSSIEVEDVLFSHPAVAEVAVIGVPSEKWGETIKALVVLAEGATATEEELIRHCKERAAGYKAPTSIEFRDVLARTATGKLQKFKLRQPYWDGRERQVN; this is translated from the coding sequence ATGCACGTCCCGCTCAGCGCCAGCGACTTCCTCGACCGTGCTGTGCAGGTGTACGGCGAGCGGATCGGCGTGGTGGACGAGCCGGACCAACCGGCGACGTCGTGGGGGAGCCTCACCTATCGCGAGGTCGCGGTCCGGGCTGCCGCCCAGGCCGCGCGGCTTGACGAGCTCGGCCTGCGCACCGGTGACCGGGTCGCCATCGTCTCCCACAACAGCGCGCGGCTGCTGACGTCGTTCTTCGGCGTCAGCGGGTCCGGACGCGTGCTGGTGCCGATCAACTTCCGGCTGTCGGTCGAGGAGGTCGCCTACATCGTCGGGCACTCCGGCGCCCGCGTGCTGCTGATCGACCCCGAGCTCGAACCGACGCTCGGAGACCTCGAGGTGCCGGGCCTGGAGCACCGCTGGGTGCTGGGGCGCGACGACGCCCAGATCTACCGCGAGGGCGCGACACCGTTGGCGTGGGACGTCGACGAGACCGCGACCGCGACGATCAACTACACCTCCGGCACGACGGCGCGGCCCAAGGGCGTGCAGATCACCCATCGCAACATCTGGACCAATGCGGTCACCTTCGGCCTGCACACCCAGATCAGCGACCGCGACGTCTACCTGCACACCCTCCCGCTGTTCCACGCCAACGGGTGGGGGATGCCGTTCGCGATGACGGGTGTCGGCGCCCAGCACGTGCTGCTGCGCAAGATCGACGGCGCCGAGATCCTGCGGCGCATCGAGCGACACGGGGTGACGATGCTGTGTGCCGCTCCGGCCGTGGTCTCCAGCGTCCTCGACGCGGCGGCGAGCTGGGATGGCGAGATCCCGGGGAGCGGCCGCGTCCGGATCGTCGTCGCCGGTGCACCGCCGCCCACCCGCACCATCGCCGAGGTCGAGACCGTGCTGGGCTGGGAGTTCATTCAGATCTACGGCCTCACCGAGACCTCGCCGTTGCTCACGGTCAACCGCACCCGCGCCGAGTGGGACGACCTGGCCCCCGAGGACCGCGCCGCCAAGCTCGTGCGCGCCGGGGCGCCCGCGATCGGCGTACGCCTGGCGACCACCGAGCAGGGCGAGGTGCTGGCGCGGTCCAACGTGGTGCTGGAGGGCTACTGGGAGCAGCCGGAGGAGACCGAGCAGGCGCTGGCCGGCGGATGGTTCCACACCGGTGACGGCGGGGAGATCGGTGAGGACGGCTACCTGACGATCAGCGACCGCAAGAAGGACGTGATCATCACCGGCGGCGAGAACGTCTCCTCGATCGAGGTCGAGGACGTGCTCTTCAGCCACCCTGCCGTGGCCGAGGTCGCCGTGATCGGTGTGCCGAGCGAGAAGTGGGGCGAGACGATCAAGGCGCTGGTGGTCCTCGCCGAGGGCGCGACGGCGACCGAGGAGGAGCTCATCCGGCACTGCAAGGAGCGGGCGGCCGGCTACAAGGCCCCGACCAGCATCGAGTTCCGCGACGTGCTCGCCCGCACCGCCACCGGCAAGCTGCAGAAGTTCAAGCTGCGCCAGCCGTACTGGGACGGGCGCGAGCGGCAGGTGAACTGA
- a CDS encoding sensor histidine kinase, with translation MTTDPSAGESSPAGGWRARLTRWGAFSVRTRITVAFVAVAALALFSAGFFVYTIEVRAIERDVRDQIRQELAEFRTLSESDPPPADVDTGAPISTADQLVRVFLTRNVPDDDELLLGYAGGSPRVISPTRYAAEYRDTSTGLQAQLRQTAEPLLQSGGTERIHHADLGEIVLTVQPVDYQGSPGALVIANFLGDEYSELDSFIRTYIILSLLMLGAIAVLSSFQAGRLLRPVRTLRETAQSLGATDLSRRIPEQGNDDITDLTRTVNQMLDRLERAFRTQREFLDDAGHELKTPLTIMSGHLELLDPHDPEDVAATRDLLLDETDRMSRLVRELMLLAKLDRPDFLDPREVDVAPLTTRVWEKCRGLGERGWVLDAAAEVTALLDEQRITQAMVQLAQNATKHTEDGAVIGIGSAYADGDVTFWVRDTGPGVRPEDRETIFERFGRGRIAAGDDGFGLGLSIVHGIATAHGGTLAVGDEHPHGARFTLTLPVADATASPSPRKEDPSWPAS, from the coding sequence ATGACGACTGACCCCTCCGCGGGTGAGTCCTCACCCGCCGGTGGGTGGCGCGCGCGGCTGACGCGCTGGGGCGCGTTCTCCGTCCGCACCCGGATCACCGTCGCCTTCGTCGCGGTCGCTGCGCTGGCGTTGTTCAGCGCCGGGTTCTTCGTCTACACGATCGAGGTGCGCGCCATCGAGCGTGATGTGCGCGACCAGATCCGCCAGGAGCTCGCGGAGTTCCGCACGCTGTCGGAGTCCGATCCCCCACCGGCCGACGTCGACACCGGCGCACCCATCTCGACCGCGGACCAGCTCGTGCGCGTCTTCCTGACCCGCAACGTCCCCGACGACGACGAGCTGCTGCTGGGGTACGCCGGAGGCAGTCCCCGCGTCATCTCCCCCACCCGCTACGCGGCGGAGTATCGCGACACCTCGACCGGCCTGCAGGCGCAGCTACGGCAGACGGCTGAGCCACTGCTGCAGTCCGGCGGGACCGAACGCATCCACCACGCCGACCTCGGCGAGATCGTGCTGACGGTCCAGCCGGTCGACTACCAGGGCAGCCCCGGCGCGCTGGTGATCGCGAACTTCCTCGGTGACGAGTACTCCGAGCTCGACTCCTTCATCCGGACCTACATCATCCTGTCGCTGCTGATGCTGGGCGCGATCGCCGTGCTGTCGTCCTTCCAGGCCGGCCGGCTCCTGCGGCCCGTGCGCACGCTGCGCGAGACCGCGCAGAGCCTCGGTGCGACCGACCTCTCGCGCCGCATCCCCGAGCAGGGCAACGACGACATCACCGACCTCACCCGGACGGTCAACCAGATGCTCGACCGCCTGGAGCGCGCCTTCCGCACCCAGCGTGAGTTCCTCGACGACGCCGGCCACGAGCTCAAGACGCCGCTGACGATCATGTCCGGTCACCTGGAGCTGCTCGACCCGCACGACCCCGAGGACGTCGCCGCGACCCGCGACCTGCTGCTCGACGAGACCGACCGGATGAGCCGTCTCGTGCGCGAGCTGATGCTGCTCGCCAAGCTGGATCGGCCCGACTTCCTCGATCCCCGGGAGGTCGATGTCGCTCCGCTGACGACGCGGGTCTGGGAGAAGTGCCGCGGTCTCGGCGAGCGCGGCTGGGTCCTCGACGCGGCGGCGGAGGTCACCGCACTGCTCGACGAGCAGCGGATCACCCAGGCGATGGTGCAGCTCGCCCAGAACGCCACGAAGCACACCGAGGACGGTGCGGTCATCGGCATCGGCTCGGCGTACGCCGACGGCGACGTCACCTTCTGGGTCCGCGACACCGGGCCCGGCGTACGCCCCGAGGATCGCGAGACGATCTTCGAGCGCTTCGGCCGCGGACGGATCGCCGCGGGCGACGACGGCTTCGGCCTGGGACTCTCGATCGTGCACGGCATCGCGACCGCCCATGGCGGGACCCTCGCGGTCGGCGACGAGCACCCGCACGGTGCCAGGTTCACGCTCACCCTGCCGGTCGCGGACGCGACGGCCTCCCCCTCCCCCCGGAAGGAAGACCCCTCATGGCCCGCATCTTGA
- a CDS encoding IS110 family transposase, whose protein sequence is MEVIHSRCAGIDIGKKSAKVCVRVQGSGARATSTEVSDWGSMTREILDLRQYLIAEQVSCVLMESTSDYWKPYYYLLEDAGFELILANAGHVKNIPGRKSDVSDAVWLADLAAHGLVRASFVPPPQVRQLRDLTRTRTIIARERVRETTRLEKRLESPGIKLSVVASNLNGVSARRMLKALVAGERDPEVLADLALGTMRAKRDQLIDALTGRFSDHDAFMIGLHLDRIEQHDQAIATLDERIEVMIEPFRHLRDLLITIPGVSVIVADVIIAETGGDMSNFPSPAHLAAWAGVAPGQNESAGRKKQGTTRPGDSYLKGALGSAALAASKSKNTYLAARYRRIAARRGRLRAIVAIERSILTSVWHMLTDDVAYRDLGADHYQLSHPDQIKRRALKQLRALGLEVELRPAS, encoded by the coding sequence ATGGAAGTCATTCACTCGCGTTGCGCCGGGATCGATATCGGCAAGAAGAGCGCGAAAGTGTGCGTGCGTGTCCAGGGTTCGGGTGCTCGCGCCACGAGCACCGAGGTCAGCGACTGGGGATCGATGACTCGCGAGATCTTGGATCTGCGCCAGTACCTGATCGCCGAGCAGGTCAGTTGCGTGCTGATGGAGTCCACCAGCGACTACTGGAAGCCCTACTACTACCTGCTCGAGGACGCCGGGTTCGAGTTGATCTTGGCCAACGCCGGCCACGTCAAGAACATCCCGGGTCGCAAGAGTGACGTCTCCGATGCTGTGTGGTTGGCCGACCTGGCCGCGCACGGTCTGGTGCGTGCTTCGTTCGTGCCCCCGCCGCAGGTTCGACAACTTCGTGACCTCACCCGGACTCGCACGATCATCGCCCGTGAGCGGGTCCGTGAGACCACCCGGTTGGAGAAGCGGCTGGAATCACCCGGGATCAAGCTCTCGGTCGTGGCCTCGAACCTCAACGGTGTCTCGGCCCGTCGGATGCTCAAAGCCCTCGTGGCTGGTGAGCGTGATCCCGAGGTCCTGGCGGACCTGGCTTTGGGCACGATGCGCGCCAAGCGAGACCAGCTCATCGACGCCCTCACCGGCCGGTTCAGCGATCACGACGCGTTCATGATCGGTCTGCACCTGGACCGCATCGAACAACACGACCAAGCCATCGCCACCCTCGATGAGCGGATCGAGGTGATGATCGAACCCTTTCGGCATCTCCGCGACCTGCTGATCACCATTCCCGGGGTCTCGGTGATCGTGGCCGATGTGATCATCGCCGAGACCGGCGGCGACATGAGCAACTTCCCCTCCCCAGCACACCTAGCGGCCTGGGCGGGGGTCGCGCCGGGCCAGAACGAGTCCGCAGGCCGCAAGAAACAGGGCACGACTCGCCCCGGGGACTCCTACCTCAAAGGCGCGCTCGGAAGCGCAGCGCTCGCTGCGTCCAAAAGCAAGAACACCTACCTGGCCGCCCGCTATCGCCGCATCGCTGCCCGCCGCGGACGCCTACGGGCCATCGTCGCGATCGAGCGTTCCATCCTGACCTCGGTCTGGCACATGCTCACCGACGACGTCGCCTATCGCGATCTCGGCGCTGATCACTACCAGCTCAGCCACCCCGACCAGATCAAACGACGAGCCCTCAAACAACTACGCGCACTCGGCCTCGAGGTCGAACTACGACCAGCCAGCTGA